Proteins encoded by one window of Streptomyces sp. ALI-76-A:
- the ectA gene encoding diaminobutyrate acetyltransferase: MTAAHTDLHKLHIDRPSVADGAALWRMARDSKVLDLNSSYSYLLWCRDFAATSAVARDEHGEPVGFVTGYVRPDRPDTLLVWQVAVDESHRGRGLAAALLDGLVARTAAERGPTVVETTITPGNTASERLFTSFAERHGARLEREVLFDAGLFPDGPHDPEVLYRIGPLSLTPSA, translated from the coding sequence ATGACCGCCGCACATACAGACCTGCACAAACTGCACATCGACCGTCCGTCGGTGGCGGACGGCGCCGCGCTGTGGCGGATGGCCCGGGACTCGAAGGTCCTCGACCTGAACTCGTCCTACAGCTATCTGCTGTGGTGCCGTGACTTCGCCGCCACATCGGCCGTCGCCCGCGACGAGCACGGCGAGCCGGTCGGCTTCGTCACCGGGTACGTCCGCCCGGACCGTCCGGACACCCTGCTCGTGTGGCAGGTGGCCGTGGACGAGTCCCACCGCGGGCGCGGGCTCGCGGCCGCCCTGCTGGACGGACTGGTCGCGCGGACCGCCGCCGAGCGCGGGCCGACCGTCGTCGAGACCACCATCACGCCGGGCAACACCGCCTCCGAGCGCCTGTTCACGTCGTTCGCCGAGCGCCACGGCGCCCGGCTGGAGCGCGAGGTGCTGTTCGACGCGGGCCTGTTCCCCGACGGCCCGCACGATCCCGAGGTGCTGTACCGCATCGGCCCCCTGTCCCTCACTCCCTCCGCCTGA
- the ectB gene encoding diaminobutyrate--2-oxoglutarate transaminase — translation MTITQPDLSVFETVESEVRSYCRGWPAVFDRARGSRMYDEDGHEYLDFFAGAGSLNYGHNNPVLKRALIDYLERDGVTHGLDMSTTAKRAFLESFQNLVLRPRDLPYKVMFPGPTGTNAVESALKLARKVKGREAIVSFTNAFHGMSLGSLAVTGNAFKRAGAGIPLVHGTPMPFDNYFEGKIPDFLWFERLLEDQGSGLNKPAAVIVETVQGEGGINVARPEWLRALADLCERQDMLLIVDDIQMGCGRTGAFFSFEEAGITPDIVTVSKSISGYGLPMSLCLFKPELDIWEPGEHNGTFRGNNPAFVTATATLEAYWADGSAMEKQTRTKGEQVEQAFISITEENLADVKEYRGRGLVWGMEFHDKERAGRIAKRAFELGLLIETSGPESEVVKLLPALTITPEELDAGLSILARAVRETV, via the coding sequence GTGACCATCACCCAGCCCGACCTCAGCGTCTTCGAGACCGTCGAGTCCGAGGTGCGCAGCTACTGCCGCGGCTGGCCCGCCGTCTTCGACCGTGCGCGCGGCAGCCGCATGTACGACGAGGACGGCCACGAGTACCTCGACTTCTTCGCCGGCGCCGGGTCACTGAACTACGGCCACAACAACCCCGTCCTCAAACGGGCCCTCATCGACTACCTGGAGCGGGACGGCGTCACGCACGGGCTCGACATGTCGACCACCGCCAAGCGGGCCTTCCTGGAGTCCTTCCAGAACCTGGTGCTCCGCCCGCGTGACCTGCCGTACAAGGTCATGTTCCCGGGTCCGACGGGCACCAACGCCGTGGAGTCCGCGCTGAAGCTGGCGCGGAAGGTGAAGGGGCGCGAGGCGATCGTGTCGTTCACCAACGCCTTCCACGGCATGTCCCTGGGCTCGCTCGCCGTGACCGGCAACGCCTTCAAGCGGGCCGGCGCGGGCATCCCGCTCGTCCACGGGACGCCGATGCCGTTCGACAACTACTTCGAGGGCAAGATCCCGGACTTCCTGTGGTTCGAGCGGCTGCTGGAGGACCAGGGCTCCGGGCTCAACAAGCCCGCCGCGGTGATCGTGGAGACCGTGCAGGGCGAGGGCGGCATCAACGTCGCGCGCCCGGAGTGGCTGCGCGCGCTCGCCGACCTGTGCGAGCGGCAGGACATGCTGCTCATCGTCGACGACATCCAGATGGGCTGCGGGCGCACCGGTGCCTTCTTCTCCTTCGAGGAGGCCGGGATCACCCCCGACATCGTCACCGTCTCCAAGTCCATCAGCGGCTACGGCCTGCCCATGTCGCTGTGCCTGTTCAAGCCCGAACTGGACATCTGGGAGCCGGGCGAGCACAACGGCACCTTCCGCGGCAACAACCCCGCCTTCGTCACGGCCACCGCCACCCTGGAGGCGTACTGGGCGGACGGGTCCGCGATGGAGAAGCAGACCCGCACCAAGGGCGAGCAGGTCGAGCAGGCCTTCATCTCCATCACCGAGGAGAACCTCGCCGACGTGAAGGAGTACCGGGGCCGCGGCCTGGTGTGGGGCATGGAGTTCCACGACAAGGAGCGCGCGGGACGCATCGCCAAGCGCGCCTTCGAACTCGGCCTGCTCATCGAGACCTCGGGCCCGGAGAGCGAGGTCGTGAAACTGCTTCCGGCGCTCACCATCACGCCGGAGGAACTGGACGCCGGGCTGAGCATCCTCGCCCGGGCCGTCCGCGAGACCGTCTGA
- a CDS encoding ectoine synthase yields MIVRSFKDLEGTDRHVKAASGTWESKRIVLAKERVGFSLHETILYAGTETSMWYANHIEAVVCVEGEAELTDDETGQKYTITPGTMYLLDGHERHTMRIKEDFRCICVFNPPVTGREDHDENGVYPLLTEPEEV; encoded by the coding sequence GTGATCGTCCGTTCGTTCAAGGACCTCGAAGGCACCGACCGGCACGTGAAGGCCGCGTCCGGCACGTGGGAGAGCAAACGCATCGTCCTCGCCAAGGAGCGGGTCGGCTTCTCGCTGCACGAGACGATCCTGTACGCGGGCACGGAGACGTCGATGTGGTACGCCAACCACATCGAGGCCGTCGTGTGCGTCGAGGGCGAGGCCGAGCTCACCGACGACGAGACCGGGCAGAAGTACACGATCACGCCCGGCACCATGTACCTGCTCGACGGTCACGAGCGGCACACGATGCGGATCAAGGAGGACTTCCGCTGCATCTGTGTCTTCAACCCGCCCGTGACCGGACGGGAGGACCACGACGAGAACGGCGTCTACCCGCTGCTCACCGAACCCGAGGAGGTGTGA
- the thpD gene encoding ectoine hydroxylase — protein MTTTTPATATAATPGTTVTDLYPSRGATEVSLPRQDPVVWSPPGTAGPVSDTELQAFERDGFLTVDQLIGPDEVTVYHRELERLVTDPAIRADERSIVEPKSQEIRSVFEVHRISEVFARLVRDERVVGRARQILGSDVYVHQSRINVKPGFGAGGFYWHSDFETWHAEDGLPNMRTVSVSIALTENYDTNGGLMIMPGSHRTFLGCAGATPKDNYKKSLQMQDAGTPSDEALTRMASEYGIKLFTGKAGSATWFDCNCMHGSGDNITPFPRSNVFIVFNSVENKAVEPFAAPVRRPEFIGARDFTPVP, from the coding sequence ATGACCACCACCACGCCCGCCACCGCAACCGCTGCCACGCCCGGCACCACCGTCACGGATCTCTATCCCAGCCGCGGCGCCACCGAGGTGTCGCTGCCGCGCCAGGACCCGGTCGTCTGGTCCCCGCCCGGCACCGCCGGCCCGGTGTCCGACACCGAGTTGCAGGCCTTCGAGCGCGACGGTTTCCTCACCGTCGACCAGCTCATCGGGCCCGACGAGGTGACCGTCTACCACCGGGAACTGGAGCGGCTGGTCACGGACCCGGCGATCCGGGCCGACGAACGCTCCATCGTCGAGCCGAAGTCCCAGGAGATCCGCTCCGTCTTCGAAGTGCACAGGATCAGCGAGGTGTTCGCGCGTCTCGTGCGCGACGAGCGGGTCGTCGGCCGGGCCCGCCAGATCCTCGGCTCCGACGTGTACGTCCACCAGTCGCGGATCAACGTCAAGCCGGGCTTCGGGGCCGGCGGGTTCTACTGGCACTCCGACTTCGAGACCTGGCACGCCGAGGACGGTCTGCCGAACATGCGGACCGTGTCCGTGTCGATCGCGCTCACCGAGAACTACGACACCAACGGCGGCCTCATGATCATGCCGGGGTCGCACCGGACGTTCCTCGGCTGTGCGGGAGCCACGCCGAAGGACAACTACAAGAAGTCCCTCCAGATGCAGGACGCGGGCACGCCCTCGGACGAGGCACTGACCCGGATGGCCTCCGAGTACGGCATCAAGCTCTTCACGGGCAAGGCCGGTTCGGCGACCTGGTTCGACTGCAACTGCATGCACGGCTCGGGCGACAACATCACGCCGTTCCCGCGCAGCAACGTGTTCATCGTGTTCAACAGCGTGGAGAACAAGGCCGTCGAGCCGTTCGCGGCTCCGGTCCGGCGGCCCGAGTTCATCGGGGCGCGCGACTTCACTCCGGTGCCGTAG
- a CDS encoding aminotransferase class V-fold PLP-dependent enzyme — MDTFESLVRTEFAPKNTYLNTASTGLLPARTVAAMHTAVEAAAAGQPTDMFADVEAARAAFARLTGVPARRVAAGASVAVYSGLVAASLPEGAEVLTAEADFSSLVNPFHIRRDLKVRSVPLEHVAESVRPGTALVAVSATQSADGRIADLAAIRAAAREHGARTYVDASQAAGWLDFDADAYDYVSSVAFKWLLCPRGVTFLVVPEDLGGLPSLFAGWVAGERPWDACYGPIDELAHSASRFDESPALFSYAGARRSLALVEELGVDAIRAHDLALADRFRAGLHTLGHEPVPSPGSPIVSVPGLGHRQEELSGAGVEVSNRAGNLRAAFHLYNTSTDVDRLLDVLAP, encoded by the coding sequence ATGGACACCTTCGAGAGCCTCGTCCGCACCGAGTTCGCCCCGAAGAACACCTACCTCAACACCGCGAGCACCGGGCTCCTGCCCGCCCGCACCGTGGCCGCCATGCACACCGCCGTCGAGGCGGCCGCGGCCGGGCAGCCGACCGACATGTTCGCCGACGTCGAGGCGGCCCGCGCGGCCTTCGCCCGGCTGACCGGGGTCCCCGCCCGCCGGGTCGCGGCCGGGGCCTCGGTCGCCGTCTACAGCGGACTGGTCGCCGCCTCGCTGCCCGAGGGCGCCGAAGTCCTCACCGCCGAGGCCGACTTCAGCTCGCTCGTGAACCCCTTCCACATCCGCCGCGACCTCAAGGTCCGCAGCGTGCCGCTGGAACACGTCGCCGAGTCGGTGCGGCCCGGCACGGCACTGGTCGCGGTCAGCGCCACCCAGTCGGCGGACGGCAGGATCGCCGACCTGGCCGCGATCCGGGCGGCGGCCCGCGAACACGGGGCGCGCACCTACGTCGACGCGTCCCAGGCCGCCGGCTGGCTGGACTTCGACGCGGACGCGTACGACTACGTGTCCTCCGTCGCCTTCAAGTGGCTGCTGTGCCCGCGCGGGGTGACGTTCCTGGTCGTCCCGGAGGACCTCGGCGGACTCCCGTCGCTGTTCGCCGGCTGGGTGGCGGGCGAGCGTCCCTGGGACGCCTGCTACGGCCCCATCGACGAACTCGCCCACTCCGCCAGCCGGTTCGACGAGAGCCCCGCCCTCTTCTCCTACGCCGGCGCCCGCCGTTCCCTCGCGCTGGTGGAGGAACTGGGCGTGGACGCGATCCGCGCCCACGACCTGGCCCTGGCCGACCGCTTCCGCGCGGGGCTGCACACCCTGGGCCACGAGCCCGTCCCGTCCCCCGGCTCCCCGATCGTCTCCGTTCCCGGACTCGGCCACCGGCAGGAGGAGTTGAGCGGCGCGGGCGTCGAGGTCTCGAACCGTGCGGGCAACCTGCGCGCGGCCTTCCACCTGTACAACACGTCCACCGACGTCGACCGGCTGCTGGACGTCCTGGCTCCCTGA
- a CDS encoding DsbA family oxidoreductase → MRVEIWTDIACPWCYVGKARFDKALEAFPHRDQVEVVHRSFELDPNRAPGDIQPVLTMLTKKYGMTQAQAQAGEENLGAQAAAEGLEYRTRGRDHGNTFDMHRLLHFAKEQGKQDALIQLLYRANFAEERSVFAEGHERLVDLAVAAGLDADAARAVLADPAAYADEVRADEREAAQLGASGVPFFVLDRAYGVSGAQPAEVFAQALAQAWAERSPLKLIDEGAAEACGPDGCAVPQP, encoded by the coding sequence ATGCGCGTCGAGATCTGGACGGACATCGCCTGCCCCTGGTGCTACGTGGGAAAGGCCCGCTTCGACAAGGCGCTGGAGGCCTTCCCGCACCGCGACCAGGTCGAGGTCGTCCACCGGTCGTTCGAGCTGGACCCGAACCGCGCCCCGGGCGACATCCAGCCCGTGCTCACCATGCTCACCAAGAAGTACGGCATGACCCAGGCCCAGGCCCAGGCCGGCGAGGAGAACCTGGGCGCCCAGGCCGCCGCCGAGGGCCTGGAGTACCGGACGCGGGGCCGCGACCACGGCAACACCTTCGACATGCACCGCCTGCTCCACTTCGCCAAGGAGCAGGGTAAGCAGGACGCGCTCATCCAGCTCCTGTACCGGGCCAACTTCGCCGAGGAGCGGTCCGTCTTCGCCGAGGGCCACGAGCGGCTGGTGGACCTGGCCGTCGCCGCCGGCCTGGACGCCGACGCCGCCCGCGCGGTGCTCGCCGACCCGGCCGCGTACGCCGACGAGGTCCGCGCCGACGAACGCGAGGCCGCCCAGCTCGGAGCGAGCGGCGTGCCCTTCTTCGTCCTGGACCGTGCCTACGGCGTCTCCGGCGCGCAGCCCGCGGAGGTCTTCGCCCAGGCCCTGGCCCAGGCGTGGGCCGAGCGGTCACCGCTGAAGCTGATCGACGAGGGCGCCGCCGAGGCGTGCGGCCCCGACGGCTGCGCGGTACCGCAGCCGTGA
- a CDS encoding DUF1349 domain-containing protein, with protein sequence MDIALPELPFPLSPFGPDGDWTYADGVLTGRAGPRQDRFVPPTGEELDPASDAPRLLGAPDGDFQLIARVTVGFTGAFDAGVLYVHVGERAWAKLCLEYSPDVPTVCTVVTRGHSDDANSFAVDGRSVWLRVTRTGRAFAFHASLDGERWTFVRFFTLGEEKETGAALVGFMAQAPVGEGCVVTYDHLTFRPGAPADLRDGS encoded by the coding sequence ATGGACATCGCACTTCCCGAACTGCCCTTCCCCCTGAGCCCCTTCGGGCCCGACGGTGACTGGACCTACGCGGACGGTGTGCTCACCGGACGGGCCGGTCCGCGCCAGGACCGCTTCGTGCCGCCCACCGGCGAGGAACTGGACCCCGCCTCCGACGCGCCCCGGCTGCTCGGGGCGCCCGACGGGGACTTCCAGCTGATCGCCCGGGTCACGGTCGGGTTCACCGGGGCCTTCGACGCGGGCGTGCTGTACGTCCATGTCGGGGAGCGGGCCTGGGCGAAGCTCTGCCTGGAGTACTCCCCGGATGTGCCGACCGTCTGCACGGTGGTCACCCGGGGCCACTCCGACGACGCCAACTCCTTCGCCGTGGACGGCCGTTCCGTGTGGCTGCGGGTCACCCGCACCGGCCGGGCCTTCGCCTTCCACGCCTCCCTCGACGGTGAGCGCTGGACCTTCGTCCGGTTCTTCACCCTCGGGGAGGAGAAGGAGACCGGCGCCGCCCTGGTCGGCTTCATGGCGCAGGCGCCGGTGGGGGAGGGCTGCGTGGTGACGTACGACCACCTCACGTTCCGGCCCGGCGCGCCGGCCGACCTGCGAGACGGCAGCTGA
- a CDS encoding aldehyde dehydrogenase (NADP(+)), translated as MAAAPVWSVDPRTGKQREQVAVEATAEEVDATVRAAHEARGALADRAVRSAFLRAAADGLEASRDHLVEAADAETALGPVRLTGELARTCYQLRAFADIVDEGAFLDVVINHPDDTATPPIPDLRRYKVPLGVVAVYSASNFPFAFSVAGGDTASALGAGCPVVVKAHPDHPGLSELVASVLRRAAAAQGIPEGVVGLVHGFEAGIELIKHPLVSAAGFTGSIRGGRALFDAAAARPVPIPFHGELGSLNPVVVTEAAAAERAEAIGTGLAGSMTLGVGQFCVKPGLVLVPSGAAGDGLVKSLTDAVSDTDAGVLLDHRMRDNFIAGVTERTELPDVDSPVTPGAGGEHTVSPGFLTVPAGRLTQQGEYDLLLEECFGPVTVVARYDDEAEVKSVLSRLPGNLTATVQLSAEEAAGEGRGAEILAELTPLAGRVLVNGWPTGVAVAPAQHHGGPYPATTSTSTSVGGTAIERWLRPVAYQNAPQALLPPELRDDNPLGLPRRFNGRLER; from the coding sequence GTGGCAGCAGCACCAGTCTGGAGTGTCGACCCCCGAACCGGGAAGCAGCGTGAACAGGTTGCGGTGGAGGCCACAGCTGAGGAGGTGGACGCCACCGTCCGCGCCGCGCACGAGGCGCGGGGCGCTCTCGCCGACCGCGCGGTCCGCTCGGCCTTCCTGCGCGCCGCCGCCGACGGCCTGGAGGCGTCCAGGGACCACCTCGTCGAGGCCGCCGACGCGGAGACCGCGCTCGGTCCGGTCCGGCTGACCGGCGAGCTCGCCCGCACCTGCTACCAGCTGCGGGCCTTCGCGGACATCGTCGACGAGGGCGCCTTCCTGGACGTCGTCATCAACCACCCCGACGACACCGCGACCCCGCCGATCCCGGACCTGCGCCGCTACAAGGTGCCGCTGGGTGTCGTCGCCGTCTACTCGGCCTCCAACTTCCCCTTCGCCTTCTCCGTCGCCGGCGGCGACACCGCGAGCGCGCTGGGCGCGGGCTGCCCGGTGGTCGTCAAGGCCCACCCCGACCACCCGGGCCTGTCCGAGCTGGTCGCGTCGGTGCTGCGCCGGGCCGCCGCCGCCCAGGGCATCCCCGAGGGCGTCGTGGGCCTCGTGCACGGCTTCGAGGCGGGCATCGAACTGATCAAGCACCCGCTGGTCTCGGCCGCGGGCTTCACCGGCTCCATCCGGGGCGGGCGCGCGCTGTTCGACGCCGCCGCCGCGCGGCCGGTGCCGATCCCGTTCCACGGCGAGCTGGGCTCGCTGAACCCCGTCGTCGTCACGGAGGCGGCGGCCGCCGAGCGCGCCGAGGCGATCGGCACCGGGCTCGCCGGGTCGATGACGCTCGGTGTCGGGCAGTTCTGCGTGAAGCCGGGCCTGGTGCTGGTGCCCTCCGGCGCCGCGGGCGACGGCCTGGTCAAGTCGCTCACGGACGCGGTCAGCGACACCGACGCGGGCGTCCTGCTCGACCACCGGATGCGGGACAACTTCATCGCGGGTGTCACCGAGCGGACCGAGCTGCCCGACGTCGACTCACCGGTCACGCCGGGCGCGGGCGGCGAGCACACGGTGAGCCCCGGCTTCCTGACGGTACCGGCCGGCAGGCTGACCCAGCAGGGGGAGTACGACCTGCTGCTGGAAGAGTGCTTCGGACCGGTCACCGTCGTGGCCCGCTACGACGACGAGGCCGAGGTCAAGTCGGTGCTGTCGCGGCTGCCGGGCAACCTGACGGCGACCGTGCAGCTGTCCGCCGAGGAGGCCGCCGGTGAGGGACGCGGCGCGGAGATCCTCGCCGAGCTCACGCCGCTGGCCGGCCGCGTGCTGGTGAACGGCTGGCCCACGGGGGTCGCTGTGGCTCCGGCCCAGCACCACGGCGGTCCCTACCCGGCGACCACGTCCACGTCCACGTCCGTCGGCGGTACCGCGATCGAGCGGTGGCTGCGGCCGGTCGCGTACCAGAACGCGCCGCAGGCGCTGCTGCCGCCCGAGCTGCGGGACGACAACCCGCTGGGGCTGCCCCGCCGGTTCAACGGGCGTCTGGAGCGGTAA
- a CDS encoding IclR family transcriptional regulator, producing MSAVETGGGAQVKSAVRTVELLEYFAGRPGMHSLAAVQEAVGYPKSSLYMLLRTLVELGWVETDATGTRYGIGVRALLVGTSYIDGDEVVAAARPTLDRLSDDTTETIHLARLDGTNVVYLATRQSQHYLRPFTRVGRRLPAHSTSLGKALLSTYTDEQVRKMLPETLPALTENTITDREQLIEELHQVRDQGIAVDREENTLGLRCFGVAIPYRTPARDAISCSVPVARLTPAHEQMVKDALFDARDRLTLATRRL from the coding sequence ATGTCGGCAGTCGAGACAGGCGGCGGGGCGCAGGTCAAGTCCGCGGTACGGACGGTTGAACTGCTCGAGTACTTCGCCGGACGCCCCGGTATGCACTCCCTGGCCGCGGTCCAGGAGGCCGTCGGGTACCCCAAGTCCAGTCTGTACATGCTGCTGCGCACCCTGGTGGAGCTGGGCTGGGTGGAGACGGACGCGACGGGCACGCGGTACGGCATCGGCGTACGGGCGCTGCTGGTGGGCACCTCGTACATCGACGGTGACGAGGTGGTCGCGGCGGCCCGGCCGACGCTGGACCGGCTGTCGGACGACACCACGGAGACCATCCACCTGGCGCGGCTGGACGGTACCAACGTCGTCTACCTCGCCACCCGCCAGTCGCAGCACTACCTGCGCCCCTTCACCCGGGTCGGCCGCCGCCTGCCCGCGCACTCCACGTCGCTCGGCAAGGCGCTGCTCAGCACCTACACGGACGAACAGGTGCGCAAGATGCTCCCGGAGACACTGCCGGCGCTGACCGAGAACACGATCACCGACCGGGAGCAGCTCATCGAGGAGCTGCACCAGGTCAGAGACCAGGGCATCGCCGTCGACCGCGAGGAGAACACGCTGGGGCTGCGCTGCTTCGGCGTGGCGATCCCCTACCGCACGCCCGCGCGGGACGCGATCAGCTGCTCCGTGCCGGTGGCGCGGCTCACCCCCGCGCACGAGCAGATGGTGAAGGACGCGCTGTTCGACGCCCGTGACCGGCTGACCCTCGCCACCCGGAGGCTGTGA
- a CDS encoding GNAT family N-acetyltransferase, which produces MEVVLREVHDSDLPVFFRQLNDPEALHMAAFTPVDPADRDAFDARWKRIRSSDVVARTVLADGDVVGSAMVYGEPGEREVTYWVDRAYWGRGVATAALRGLLAEVPERPLYARAAADNQGSLRVLEKCGFRATARARGVASARGGEIDEVVLSLKG; this is translated from the coding sequence ATGGAGGTCGTACTCCGCGAGGTCCACGACAGCGACCTGCCGGTCTTCTTCCGGCAGCTGAACGACCCGGAGGCGCTGCACATGGCGGCCTTCACGCCGGTGGATCCCGCCGACCGGGACGCCTTCGACGCCCGCTGGAAGCGGATCCGGTCCTCGGACGTCGTGGCGCGGACGGTGCTGGCCGACGGTGACGTGGTGGGCAGCGCGATGGTGTACGGGGAGCCGGGCGAGCGCGAGGTGACGTACTGGGTGGACCGCGCGTACTGGGGGCGGGGCGTGGCCACCGCCGCCCTGCGCGGGCTGCTGGCCGAGGTGCCGGAACGCCCGCTGTACGCCCGCGCCGCCGCCGACAACCAGGGCTCGCTGCGCGTCCTGGAGAAGTGCGGCTTCCGGGCGACCGCGCGGGCGCGGGGCGTGGCGAGCGCCCGGGGCGGGGAGATCGACGAGGTCGTGCTGTCCCTGAAGGGGTGA
- a CDS encoding penicillin-binding transpeptidase domain-containing protein, with the protein MNKTIRRASVFTLLLVLSLLGRATWVQFYDGRALADDKDNRRNAIETYAEPLGNIIVAGESITGSARTKGSDLRYKRTYTDGSLYAAVTGYASQAYAPTQLEGIYQDLLNGTDTRLKTVMDTVTNERAEPGNVVTTIDPDVQKAAYDALGEKKGAAVAIDPGTGRILAVVSTPSYDPSSLTDANTAGPAWKQLNADADKPLTNRALRQPLPPGSTFKLVVAAAALEDGLYASVDEKTDSPNPYPLPGTTRYLDNENASAPCADATIRTALRYSCNNVFGKMAVDLGQDKLKAMAEKFGFNDQAQDVPVRAYPSVYPSDMDESSTALTGIGQFDVTATPLQMAMVTAALANGGKLVSPHLVSQITDSGGDVLENYDDAGAEEIVSSSTAEQLESAMRTVVEEGTGTNARISGATVGGKTGTAQHGENNSRTPYAWFTSYGKADGKEVAVAVVVEQSDAARSEVSGNGLAAPVARAVMEAALGK; encoded by the coding sequence ATGAACAAGACGATCAGGCGCGCCTCCGTCTTCACGCTGCTACTGGTGCTCTCCCTGCTGGGCAGGGCGACCTGGGTGCAGTTCTACGACGGCCGGGCGCTCGCGGACGACAAGGACAACCGGCGCAACGCGATCGAGACGTACGCGGAGCCGCTCGGGAACATCATCGTGGCCGGCGAGTCGATCACCGGTTCCGCGCGGACGAAGGGCAGCGACCTCAGGTACAAACGCACGTACACGGACGGCAGCCTCTACGCCGCGGTGACGGGCTACGCCTCGCAGGCGTACGCACCCACCCAGCTGGAGGGCATCTACCAGGACCTCCTCAACGGCACGGACACCCGGCTGAAGACGGTGATGGACACGGTCACCAACGAGCGGGCCGAGCCGGGCAACGTGGTGACGACGATCGATCCGGACGTGCAGAAGGCGGCGTACGACGCGCTCGGGGAGAAGAAGGGCGCGGCCGTCGCGATCGACCCGGGCACCGGGAGGATCCTCGCGGTGGTGTCGACGCCGTCGTACGACCCCTCCTCGCTGACCGACGCCAACACCGCCGGGCCGGCCTGGAAGCAGCTCAACGCGGACGCGGACAAGCCGCTGACCAACCGCGCGCTGCGCCAGCCGCTGCCGCCGGGCTCGACGTTCAAGCTGGTCGTGGCGGCGGCCGCGCTGGAGGACGGGCTGTACGCGTCGGTGGACGAGAAGACGGACAGCCCGAACCCGTACCCGCTGCCGGGCACGACCAGGTACCTGGACAACGAGAACGCGAGCGCGCCCTGCGCGGACGCCACGATCCGTACGGCGCTGCGGTACTCGTGCAACAACGTCTTCGGGAAGATGGCCGTCGACCTGGGCCAGGACAAGCTCAAGGCGATGGCGGAGAAGTTCGGCTTCAACGACCAGGCGCAGGACGTGCCGGTACGGGCCTACCCGAGTGTCTACCCCTCGGACATGGACGAGTCGTCCACGGCCCTGACCGGCATCGGCCAGTTCGACGTCACCGCCACCCCGCTCCAGATGGCCATGGTGACGGCGGCGCTGGCCAACGGCGGCAAGCTGGTCTCGCCGCACCTGGTGTCGCAGATCACCGACAGCGGCGGTGACGTCCTGGAGAACTACGACGACGCGGGCGCCGAGGAGATCGTCAGCTCCTCGACCGCCGAGCAGTTGGAGTCGGCGATGCGGACGGTCGTCGAGGAGGGCACCGGTACGAACGCGCGGATCTCCGGCGCGACGGTGGGCGGCAAGACGGGCACGGCCCAGCACGGCGAGAACAACAGCCGCACGCCGTACGCCTGGTTCACGTCGTACGGCAAGGCCGACGGCAAGGAGGTCGCCGTGGCGGTGGTCGTGGAGCAGTCGGACGCGGCGCGCTCGGAGGTCAGCGGCAACGGGCTGGCGGCGCCGGTGGCCAGGGCGGTGATGGAGGCGGCGCTCGGGAAGTAG